Proteins from a single region of Aquirhabdus parva:
- the bamB gene encoding outer membrane protein assembly factor BamB: MKLPTVSAVKQASLPTNLMSWSSASKTAMALVTVSALVLTGCGSSKDFKPEVHKPSKLPTLTAPAQSLGLVWKDSIGGEDKVDPLRPQLDVLNGNVYAASHSGRVYAWDAAGKQLWQVKTKQDITSGVTAADGIVVFGTGKGAVVALDAQDGKVRWSRSTGASILSPALVSGGRVVALGNDGTVTATDTTSGQSVWTYDIPMPALSVRGTSAPVLFDDNTVIVAGASGRIYALDLATGVPKWERRVAVSAGTSEVQRLIDIDGDPLVSGRQLYVVSYQGQLTAMNIDNQQVNWIVDASSLKTPAEGLGNIYVSTAEGKILAIDEQTGKVAWTQDSLAYRGLSNPVVLGRYLVVGDQDGYLHLIEQTEGKIVGRVSTSGAVSTLRVVGDRLLVNSAKGNLSIWQAR; this comes from the coding sequence ATGAAATTGCCGACTGTGAGTGCTGTGAAACAGGCTTCATTGCCAACGAATCTAATGTCGTGGTCCAGTGCAAGTAAAACTGCGATGGCTTTGGTGACTGTGAGTGCATTGGTACTCACAGGGTGTGGAAGTAGTAAAGACTTTAAACCTGAAGTCCATAAGCCAAGCAAATTGCCGACGTTAACTGCACCAGCACAGTCGTTGGGTTTGGTATGGAAAGATTCTATCGGTGGTGAAGATAAAGTTGATCCTTTGCGTCCGCAATTGGATGTCTTAAATGGCAATGTCTACGCCGCAAGCCATTCTGGCCGTGTGTATGCATGGGATGCCGCAGGCAAGCAACTCTGGCAAGTGAAAACCAAGCAAGATATCACCAGTGGTGTGACCGCTGCGGATGGCATTGTGGTGTTTGGCACTGGCAAAGGTGCTGTTGTTGCACTGGATGCTCAAGATGGAAAAGTACGCTGGTCACGTAGCACTGGGGCATCTATTTTGTCTCCTGCACTGGTGAGTGGTGGTCGTGTTGTTGCACTGGGCAATGACGGTACGGTAACTGCGACAGATACGACCTCAGGTCAATCCGTTTGGACCTACGATATTCCAATGCCAGCATTGAGTGTCCGCGGTACTTCGGCTCCAGTTTTGTTTGATGACAACACAGTGATTGTTGCGGGTGCTTCGGGTCGAATTTATGCATTGGACTTAGCGACAGGTGTTCCAAAGTGGGAGCGTCGTGTGGCGGTCAGCGCGGGAACTTCTGAAGTTCAGCGGTTGATTGATATTGATGGTGATCCGCTGGTATCCGGTCGTCAGCTGTATGTCGTCAGTTATCAAGGTCAGTTAACAGCGATGAACATCGACAATCAACAAGTGAATTGGATTGTTGATGCCAGTAGTTTAAAAACACCTGCCGAAGGACTGGGTAATATTTACGTCAGTACTGCTGAAGGTAAAATCCTCGCAATCGATGAGCAAACTGGCAAAGTCGCTTGGACACAAGATAGTCTGGCGTATCGTGGGTTGAGTAATCCGGTTGTGTTGGGTCGTTATTTGGTCGTGGGTGATCAAGATGGTTATCTACATCTGATTGAGCAAACCGAAGGTAAGATTGTTGGCCGCGTTAGTACATCTGGTGCAGTCTCGACTTTACGTGTTGTTGGTGATCGTTTGCTGGTGAATAGTGCGAA
- a CDS encoding helix-turn-helix domain-containing protein — MGLKPSDTPNPLESDVIKTPDADHNPLSESAQKDDVLPAHTAMTTDTASLIEKNSLDKKDATLDSLNSSHENTAGINASPVFDSSSGNTMSTPTSSLSNTQAQAPSNAQRPGERLRQARLFKQRELKDIASELNIPERLLVAIEADEYKSLPEPAFIRGYLRSYARVLGIDSDILITQFNEIYTSATGLSSNHSLENSPLQQLAKLQSKTRKSKRWMLWLLVPVVLVIIVLLLRPLVKRVMNSPSSSDTHAVVLNENTHTDSNSTGNIITSPTSQAPLSALPSPAAPANDQLVLTFNKSSDVIVQDASGKTLASGVHNTDEPLTLSGTSPFSITLADAPSVSLALNGEQVDLKPYTVNGRAAFRLSR, encoded by the coding sequence ATGGGATTAAAACCATCTGATACACCTAATCCGTTAGAATCAGACGTGATTAAAACACCTGATGCGGATCATAATCCATTGTCTGAAAGTGCGCAGAAGGATGACGTTCTGCCAGCGCATACCGCGATGACAACAGATACAGCGTCTTTGATTGAAAAAAATAGTTTAGATAAAAAAGATGCGACTCTAGATTCTTTAAATAGTTCACATGAAAACACTGCTGGCATCAATGCCAGCCCGGTCTTTGATTCTTCTTCAGGTAATACGATGTCTACACCCACTTCATCACTGTCAAATACACAAGCGCAAGCACCATCTAATGCCCAGCGACCTGGTGAGCGGTTAAGGCAGGCTCGGTTGTTTAAACAGCGTGAGTTAAAAGATATTGCCAGTGAACTTAATATTCCTGAGCGTCTGTTGGTTGCAATCGAAGCAGATGAATACAAGTCATTACCCGAGCCTGCTTTTATTCGTGGGTATTTACGTAGCTATGCACGTGTGCTGGGCATAGATTCTGATATTTTGATCACTCAGTTTAATGAGATTTATACCAGTGCAACCGGATTATCGAGTAACCATTCGTTAGAAAACTCACCCCTCCAGCAATTAGCGAAGTTGCAAAGTAAAACACGTAAGAGTAAACGCTGGATGCTATGGCTGCTTGTACCTGTCGTCTTGGTGATCATCGTCTTATTACTCCGCCCACTCGTAAAGCGTGTGATGAATTCACCATCTAGCAGTGATACTCATGCGGTTGTGTTGAATGAAAATACCCACACAGATTCAAATTCGACAGGTAATATCATTACATCTCCTACCAGCCAGGCACCGTTGTCTGCCCTGCCTAGTCCGGCTGCTCCTGCAAATGATCAGCTTGTACTGACTTTTAATAAGTCGAGCGATGTTATCGTGCAGGATGCGAGTGGGAAAACATTGGCGAGCGGCGTACATAATACTGATGAGCCTTTAACGTTGAGTGGTACTTCACCATTTAGCATTACGTTGGCTGATGCGCCGTCTGTTTCACTGGCCTTAAATGGCGAACAAGTTGATCTTAAACCCTATACTGTAAATGGTCGTGCAGCATTTCGTTTGTCCCGCTAA
- the ispG gene encoding flavodoxin-dependent (E)-4-hydroxy-3-methylbut-2-enyl-diphosphate synthase, whose translation MHHTPIVRKLTRKIRVGSVYVGGDAPISVQTMTNTETCDVAATVDQINRCANAGADIVRVSVPSMEAAEAFGKIRKQVSVPLVADIHFDHKIALAVADYGADCLRINPGNIGSDDKVREVVAAARHHGISMRIGVNAGSLEKDLQIKYKEPTGEALLESAMRHIDILDRLNFHEFKVSVKASNVFLTLDAYRLLSAQIDNPLHLGVTEAGVFRSGTVKSAIALGGLLLDGIGDTLRVSLAAEPEDEVKVGFDILKSLNIRSNGINFIACPSCSRQEFDVIRVMNALEARLEDIRTPLDLSVIGCKVNGPGEAKEADIGVVGAAPRSLVYLNGEKSHLIDTNNLVDEIEKMVRNKVAVIEADKAVAKAKEIIRIT comes from the coding sequence ATGCACCATACGCCTATCGTTCGTAAATTAACGCGTAAAATTCGGGTTGGGTCTGTTTATGTTGGCGGGGATGCACCGATTAGTGTGCAGACGATGACGAACACGGAAACCTGCGATGTCGCTGCGACTGTAGATCAGATTAATCGCTGCGCCAATGCTGGCGCAGATATCGTACGGGTTTCTGTGCCTAGTATGGAAGCAGCTGAGGCTTTTGGAAAAATTCGTAAACAAGTCAGCGTTCCATTAGTTGCTGACATTCACTTCGATCATAAAATTGCGCTGGCCGTTGCCGATTATGGTGCGGATTGTTTGCGAATTAATCCCGGTAATATCGGCAGTGATGACAAAGTCCGTGAGGTGGTTGCCGCAGCACGTCATCACGGCATTTCAATGCGTATTGGGGTTAATGCGGGATCTTTGGAAAAAGATCTGCAAATCAAATATAAAGAACCTACAGGTGAGGCACTGCTTGAATCAGCAATGCGTCACATTGATATTTTAGACCGTCTGAATTTCCATGAGTTTAAAGTCAGTGTAAAGGCCAGTAATGTGTTTTTGACATTAGATGCTTATCGCTTATTGTCAGCACAGATTGATAATCCGCTGCACTTGGGAGTCACTGAAGCCGGGGTGTTTCGTTCGGGTACCGTGAAATCTGCGATTGCGCTGGGTGGATTATTGCTGGATGGCATTGGCGATACTTTACGGGTGTCTCTTGCCGCTGAGCCTGAAGATGAAGTGAAGGTCGGCTTTGATATTTTAAAATCTTTGAACATTCGCTCCAATGGCATTAATTTCATTGCTTGCCCCAGTTGTTCGCGTCAAGAGTTCGATGTCATTCGGGTCATGAATGCTTTAGAAGCGCGTTTAGAGGATATTCGTACACCTCTGGATCTATCTGTGATTGGCTGTAAGGTAAATGGTCCGGGTGAAGCTAAAGAGGCCGATATTGGTGTGGTCGGCGCGGCTCCTCGTTCTCTGGTGTATCTCAATGGTGAGAAGAGTCATCTCATCGATACCAATAACCTGGTCGATGAAATTGAAAAAATGGTGCGTAATAAAGTTGCCGTGATTGAAGCTGATAAAGCTGTTGCCAAAGCGAAAGAAATTATTCGCATCACTTAA
- a CDS encoding YfgM family protein, with protein sequence MSEYLSDEEQIERLKKLIKTYGGAALTGVLLALIAFFGWRYWQNRQDVERFQAINQYQSIVDDSAKLDGDKAAQSRFISNVQALVKSDPNSVFSLQALLLQAKVTGSQGEWASAEKALAQATTLKVKDDGLIAITWIRLARAQFAQNKFDVAIASLNNVTDPAFVATRDELRGDVLLQKNDQAGAKKAYESAWAALVKRQQSRELLKVKMNALGLTPEEIKEPSPIRDTPVETTNIENGAAS encoded by the coding sequence ATGAGTGAGTATTTGAGTGATGAGGAACAAATTGAGCGCCTGAAGAAGCTCATTAAAACGTATGGAGGCGCAGCACTCACTGGTGTGTTATTGGCTCTGATCGCTTTTTTCGGTTGGAGATACTGGCAAAATCGTCAGGATGTTGAACGTTTTCAGGCTATTAATCAATATCAAAGTATTGTTGATGACAGTGCAAAGTTGGACGGTGATAAGGCAGCTCAATCACGCTTTATTTCAAATGTGCAAGCTTTGGTCAAGTCTGACCCGAATAGCGTATTTTCCCTGCAAGCCTTGTTACTTCAAGCAAAAGTAACAGGTTCACAAGGGGAGTGGGCGAGTGCTGAGAAGGCATTGGCGCAAGCGACGACCTTGAAAGTTAAAGATGACGGTTTAATTGCGATCACCTGGATTCGTTTGGCACGTGCCCAATTTGCGCAAAATAAGTTTGATGTTGCAATCGCCTCACTTAACAATGTGACTGATCCTGCATTTGTTGCAACTCGCGATGAATTACGGGGTGATGTACTCTTGCAAAAAAATGATCAAGCAGGCGCCAAGAAAGCTTATGAGTCAGCTTGGGCGGCACTTGTAAAACGCCAACAATCTCGCGAGCTTCTCAAGGTTAAAATGAATGCACTTGGTTTGACTCCAGAAGAGATCAAAGAACCAAGTCCGATTCGTGATACGCCTGTCGAGACTACCAATATTGAAAATGGAGCTGCTTCGTAA
- the hisS gene encoding histidine--tRNA ligase, which produces MSSSTINAIRGFNDILPSEASRWRKLESVLAELMDAYGYQHIRLPLVEQTALFKRAIGDATDIVEKEMYTFFDKGEPPESLTLRPEGTAGCVRAMLEHNLLRGTTPRLWYTGPMFRYEKPQKGRYRQFHQFGVETFGVATPDIEAELILLTARLWKQFNIFDKVQLELNTLGEVESRARFRAALVEYLAARKDQLDEDSQRRLTTNPLRILDSKNAQTQALLIDAPKLHDFLDEESLQHFEQLKGYLDAANIPYVVNQKLVRGLDYYNKTVFEWTTTHLGAQGTVCAGGRYDGLVGQLKGKADQSVPAVGFGMGMERLLLLLELGEGSTTPSDCDVFLLADPAQQAKALLLAESLRDSFATQKQRLRVKTGSLGSLKSQMKKADQSGARLALILGEREVELGQVTVKILATGEQETWSQQDLATQLIARLESRQ; this is translated from the coding sequence ATGAGTAGTTCAACAATTAATGCAATTCGTGGTTTTAATGATATTTTACCGAGTGAAGCCAGTCGTTGGCGCAAACTAGAAAGTGTATTGGCTGAATTAATGGATGCCTATGGGTATCAGCATATTCGCTTGCCACTGGTTGAGCAAACAGCACTTTTCAAACGTGCGATTGGGGATGCGACGGATATCGTCGAAAAAGAAATGTATACCTTTTTTGATAAAGGTGAGCCGCCAGAATCGTTGACCTTACGTCCGGAAGGCACAGCAGGCTGTGTGCGTGCCATGCTTGAACATAACCTGCTACGGGGTACCACGCCACGCTTATGGTATACCGGTCCGATGTTTCGCTATGAAAAACCGCAAAAGGGCCGTTATCGTCAATTTCATCAGTTTGGTGTAGAAACCTTCGGTGTGGCGACACCCGATATTGAAGCGGAACTGATTTTGCTGACTGCACGTCTTTGGAAGCAATTTAATATCTTCGATAAAGTCCAGCTTGAGTTAAATACGCTTGGGGAAGTGGAGTCTCGCGCACGTTTTCGTGCTGCGCTGGTTGAGTATCTTGCGGCACGTAAAGATCAATTGGATGAAGATAGCCAACGCCGTTTGACGACGAATCCTTTACGGATTTTGGATAGCAAAAATGCACAAACACAGGCCCTGTTAATTGATGCACCGAAACTGCATGACTTCCTTGATGAGGAGTCTTTGCAGCATTTCGAGCAATTGAAAGGGTATTTAGATGCGGCCAACATTCCTTATGTGGTCAATCAAAAACTGGTTCGAGGTCTGGATTATTATAATAAGACCGTTTTTGAGTGGACAACGACGCACTTGGGCGCTCAAGGCACTGTTTGTGCGGGTGGTCGCTATGATGGTCTGGTCGGTCAACTCAAGGGTAAAGCTGATCAAAGTGTTCCTGCCGTGGGATTCGGTATGGGGATGGAGCGGTTACTCCTCCTTTTAGAGTTAGGTGAAGGCAGTACCACACCATCCGATTGTGATGTATTTTTGTTAGCGGATCCTGCGCAGCAAGCTAAGGCACTATTACTTGCCGAGTCATTGCGTGATAGTTTTGCAACACAGAAGCAAAGACTACGGGTGAAGACGGGCTCTTTGGGTAGTCTTAAAAGCCAGATGAAAAAAGCGGATCAATCCGGTGCGCGTTTAGCGCTGATTCTGGGGGAGCGTGAGGTTGAATTGGGGCAAGTCACCGTAAAAATCTTGGCAACGGGTGAGCAGGAAACATGGTCGCAACAGGATTTGGCGACACAGCTAATCGCGCGCCTTGAAAGCCGCCAATAA